In Luteolibacter yonseiensis, a single window of DNA contains:
- a CDS encoding ABC transporter permease produces MKRGNAILISLVVVALFAVFFIYPAGMVVKQAFEGTRADGSHYFTLDFFAAIFRNPIYQEGLWNALLLGIASTVATLAIALPLALIGHRYDFFGKSALGVLVLSPMILPPFVGAVGVKQMLGVNGAFNALLIDLGMMDAAAPYDWLANGRFLGIVLMNALHLYPILYMNIAAALANLDPAMEQAAENLGCPPWKRFFRVTLPLAMPGVFAGSSIVFIWAFTELGVPLVFDFARVAPVQIFDGLKGLGKNPVPYALTAVLLVVATGVFALSKLVIGRSPLGTAPRPKGRANAIPLGGWRSAACSLLFLTTFLIATIPHLGVLLLSFAGRWYGTVIPDELTARHYIEALGDGLVVPSIRNSLMYAGTATVMALAIGLSVAWVVVRSDLKFRNVLDALVMLPLAVPGLVMAFGYLALSQDGKAFHFLVGGDGSPFLLIAVAYAFRRLPYIVRSAVAGLQQGNPALEEAAKSLGATPWRTLRRISVPLIGANLAAGSILAFAFAMLEVSDSLILAQQAQHYPITKAIYTLLSTLGNGTELAAALGVWAMVFLSFAIMGAAVLGGRRGGLFKV; encoded by the coding sequence ATGAAACGCGGAAATGCCATCCTCATCAGCCTGGTGGTCGTCGCCTTGTTCGCCGTGTTCTTCATCTATCCCGCCGGGATGGTGGTGAAACAGGCGTTCGAGGGGACCCGGGCGGACGGCTCCCACTATTTCACCTTGGATTTCTTCGCCGCCATTTTCCGCAATCCGATCTATCAGGAAGGCCTGTGGAACGCGTTGTTGTTGGGAATCGCCAGCACCGTCGCCACCCTTGCCATCGCGCTTCCCCTCGCCCTGATCGGCCACCGGTATGATTTTTTCGGAAAAAGCGCGCTGGGTGTCCTGGTCCTTTCCCCGATGATCCTGCCGCCTTTTGTAGGCGCGGTGGGCGTGAAACAGATGCTGGGGGTGAACGGAGCGTTCAACGCGCTGCTCATCGACCTGGGGATGATGGACGCGGCCGCGCCCTACGACTGGCTGGCGAACGGACGCTTCCTCGGCATCGTCCTGATGAACGCGCTGCACCTTTATCCGATTCTCTACATGAACATCGCCGCCGCGCTGGCGAACCTGGACCCGGCGATGGAGCAGGCGGCGGAGAACCTCGGCTGCCCGCCGTGGAAGCGCTTTTTCCGCGTCACCCTGCCGCTCGCCATGCCCGGCGTGTTCGCGGGGTCGTCCATTGTCTTCATCTGGGCGTTCACCGAACTCGGCGTGCCGCTGGTGTTCGACTTCGCACGGGTCGCTCCGGTGCAGATCTTCGATGGTTTGAAAGGGCTTGGAAAAAACCCGGTTCCCTACGCCCTGACCGCCGTCCTGCTGGTCGTGGCAACCGGGGTGTTCGCCCTTTCCAAGCTCGTCATCGGCAGGTCTCCGCTCGGCACCGCGCCACGTCCCAAGGGACGGGCGAACGCCATTCCGCTTGGTGGCTGGAGATCCGCCGCCTGCTCGCTGCTGTTCCTCACGACTTTCCTCATCGCCACCATCCCCCACCTCGGTGTCCTGCTGCTTTCGTTCGCCGGACGCTGGTACGGCACGGTGATTCCCGACGAGCTGACCGCCCGCCATTACATTGAAGCGCTTGGCGACGGACTTGTCGTTCCATCCATCCGGAACAGCCTGATGTATGCGGGCACCGCCACCGTCATGGCACTCGCCATCGGCCTCTCGGTGGCCTGGGTGGTGGTCCGGTCGGACTTGAAATTCCGCAACGTGCTGGATGCGCTGGTCATGCTGCCTCTCGCCGTGCCCGGACTGGTCATGGCATTCGGATACCTCGCGCTCTCGCAGGATGGAAAGGCGTTCCATTTCCTCGTCGGAGGCGATGGCAGCCCGTTTCTGCTCATCGCCGTCGCCTATGCGTTCCGCAGGCTGCCTTACATCGTCAGGTCCGCCGTCGCCGGGCTGCAGCAGGGCAATCCCGCATTGGAAGAAGCGGCCAAATCGCTCGGAGCCACTCCCTGGCGGACACTGCGCCGCATTTCGGTTCCGCTCATCGGAGCGAATCTGGCGGCGGGCTCCATCCTCGCCTTCGCCTTCGCCATGTTGGAGGTGAGCGACAGCCTCATTCTCGCCCAGCAGGCGCAGCACTACCCCATCACCAAGGCGATCTACACCCTGCTTTCCACCTTGGGAAATGGCACCGAGCTTGCCGCCGCACTGGGGGTCTGGGCAATGGTTTTCCTTTCGTTCGCCATCATGGGTGCGGCGGTGCTGGGAGGCAGGCGCGGAGGACTCTTCAAGGTCTAG
- a CDS encoding ABC transporter substrate-binding protein, whose translation MKTRAGIIFGLLTLIVALPMALRRESATTTSRGADDSLVILSPHNQSIRQEFGEAFATHWKKTTGRSLYIDWRTPGGTSEIRMVLDAGFKAAEETKRPGIGVDVFFGGGEPDFASQAKMGRLVKLDVFETHPGYFASDGPIPETFTGERYYPADHVWVATGMSQFGICYNPDVLRRLRVPSPTVWNDLGDPRYAGTLALADPTKSGSVARTFELLVQGEMQRELAVPGTDRNEAIAKGWDSGLRLIQRMSANARYFTDSASKVPLDVGQGNSSAGMCIDFYGRSFSEKLGTASGTPRVLWIAPVGGTTLSGDPVAVLKGAPHPEIAQKFVEFLLTPEAQRLWFTKPSQPGGPKNHPLHRLPIRRDSYTPENLAASTMPAAKPYEDPANFTYRKELTGATFNTLRQLVKIMCIDSHEEMKSAWLALRDAGMPADALAVFSDVSRADYARMGKGDPILDGADALKAAEHATELGEWFRANYRRAEAMAKSSTATTR comes from the coding sequence ATGAAAACACGGGCGGGAATCATTTTCGGACTTCTGACGCTCATCGTCGCGCTACCGATGGCCTTGCGCCGGGAATCCGCCACCACCACCTCGCGCGGAGCGGATGACAGCCTGGTGATTCTCAGTCCGCACAACCAATCCATCCGCCAGGAATTCGGCGAGGCATTCGCCACCCACTGGAAAAAGACCACCGGACGCTCGCTTTACATCGACTGGCGCACGCCGGGCGGCACCTCGGAGATCCGCATGGTGCTGGACGCGGGATTCAAGGCCGCGGAGGAAACCAAACGGCCGGGCATCGGCGTGGATGTCTTTTTCGGCGGAGGCGAGCCGGACTTCGCCAGCCAGGCGAAAATGGGACGCCTCGTGAAGCTGGATGTTTTCGAAACCCATCCCGGATATTTCGCCAGCGACGGTCCCATCCCGGAAACATTCACGGGCGAACGATACTATCCCGCCGACCACGTCTGGGTCGCCACCGGCATGTCGCAGTTCGGAATTTGCTACAATCCCGACGTCCTTCGACGCCTGCGGGTCCCCTCGCCCACCGTTTGGAACGACCTTGGTGACCCACGCTACGCGGGCACGCTCGCCTTGGCGGATCCCACGAAGAGCGGATCCGTGGCACGCACCTTCGAGCTGCTGGTCCAGGGAGAAATGCAGCGGGAGCTCGCCGTCCCGGGCACGGACCGGAACGAAGCCATCGCCAAAGGCTGGGACTCGGGCCTGCGGCTCATCCAACGCATGTCGGCCAACGCGCGCTATTTCACCGACAGCGCCTCGAAGGTGCCGCTGGATGTGGGACAAGGAAACTCCTCCGCCGGCATGTGCATCGACTTCTACGGTCGCTCGTTTTCCGAAAAACTCGGAACCGCGTCCGGAACGCCTCGCGTCCTCTGGATCGCACCGGTCGGCGGCACGACCTTGAGCGGCGATCCCGTCGCCGTGTTGAAAGGAGCGCCACACCCGGAAATCGCACAAAAGTTCGTGGAGTTCCTCCTCACTCCGGAAGCGCAGCGGCTCTGGTTCACCAAGCCGTCGCAACCCGGAGGTCCGAAAAACCATCCGCTCCACCGCCTGCCCATCCGGCGCGACAGCTACACACCGGAAAATCTGGCGGCCTCCACCATGCCGGCGGCGAAGCCGTATGAGGACCCCGCGAACTTCACCTACCGGAAGGAACTGACAGGAGCCACCTTCAACACCCTCCGCCAGCTCGTGAAGATCATGTGCATCGACTCGCACGAGGAGATGAAATCCGCATGGCTCGCCCTGCGTGACGCGGGAATGCCTGCCGACGCCCTCGCGGTTTTCTCCGACGTCTCGCGCGCGGACTACGCGAGAATGGGCAAGGGCGACCCCATTCTGGACGGTGCCGACGCGCTGAAAGCGGCGGAACACGCGACCGAACTCGGCGAGTGGTTCCGTGCGAACTACCGCAGGGCCGAGGCCATGGCGAAATCCTCCACCGCCACCACACGATGA
- a CDS encoding ABC transporter ATP-binding protein, whose product MESIRAESVVKSFGTTRALDGISVAIGSGELFFLLGASGCGKTTLLRCIAGLETPDNGSIFFGDRDVTNIPPHKREAAMVFQSYALWPHLTVGQNIAFGLEERKISKPEIKRRVGEALEMVRLPGYGGRSIDQMSGGEQQRVSLARALVVKPKCLLLDEPLSNLDARLRVEMRREIRRIVKENGLTGIYVTHDQEEALSMADRMAVLSHGKIGQTGTPEEIYRSPHNSHVAGFIGETNLITGTALETHGGFTLAKTAAGPIIGRVGDPGWTPANEEELCLSIRPEAWRLRPQEGDNVVSGNIVERSYLGQRIQYWVSTEAGRQQVVEMNPHSIHAPGDAVINLHCRHEDVVILKP is encoded by the coding sequence ATGGAATCCATCCGCGCCGAATCAGTCGTGAAATCGTTCGGAACCACCCGCGCGCTGGACGGCATCAGCGTCGCGATCGGATCCGGCGAGCTTTTTTTCCTGCTGGGTGCGTCCGGCTGCGGCAAAACCACCCTGCTGCGCTGCATCGCCGGATTGGAAACGCCCGACAACGGGTCCATCTTCTTCGGAGACCGCGACGTCACGAACATCCCGCCTCACAAACGGGAGGCGGCGATGGTTTTCCAAAGCTACGCGCTGTGGCCGCACCTCACCGTGGGACAGAACATCGCGTTCGGACTGGAAGAGCGGAAAATTTCCAAGCCCGAGATCAAACGCCGCGTCGGGGAGGCGTTGGAAATGGTCCGGCTGCCCGGCTACGGCGGACGCTCGATCGACCAGATGTCCGGCGGCGAGCAGCAGCGGGTCTCGCTGGCCCGCGCCCTGGTGGTGAAACCGAAATGCCTTCTGCTGGACGAGCCGCTTTCCAACCTCGACGCCCGGCTCCGCGTGGAGATGCGCAGGGAGATCCGCCGGATCGTGAAGGAAAACGGACTCACCGGTATCTATGTCACCCACGACCAGGAGGAAGCCCTTTCGATGGCGGACCGCATGGCGGTGCTCTCGCACGGAAAAATCGGCCAGACCGGGACACCGGAGGAAATCTACCGCAGCCCGCACAATTCCCACGTGGCGGGCTTCATCGGCGAGACCAATCTCATCACCGGCACCGCCCTCGAAACCCATGGCGGCTTCACCCTCGCGAAAACCGCCGCGGGTCCCATCATCGGACGCGTCGGCGACCCGGGTTGGACGCCCGCGAATGAAGAGGAGCTTTGCCTTTCCATCCGCCCCGAGGCCTGGCGGCTGCGGCCACAGGAGGGAGACAATGTGGTTTCCGGAAACATCGTCGAACGCAGTTATCTCGGTCAGCGCATCCAATACTGGGTCTCCACGGAGGCGGGGCGGCAGCAGGTGGTGGAGATGAACCCGCATTCCATCCACGCTCCGGGGGATGCCGTCATCAACCTTCACTGCAGGCATGAGGACGTCGTGATCCTGAAGCCATGA
- a CDS encoding LytR/AlgR family response regulator transcription factor, protein MSDSLSIRTLVAIRQELVGQCLIELLSVHPSFLILAVARSVDEIGKCIGEHCPELVFLDLDLSEVVPEMIPLFGPEVKIVFLASDEDFALRAFQLGAVDYLLKPVSTGRLHLTAMRILAGREAGAGQPPPEVPFDPSADGELRFLLPSGRGKQAEWVSCSRIAWIQAEQNYSRVQLHGGAAFLLKRTLTEWEARLPMGDFIRLERSLIIQHKLLQAIERKSRDVAALRFEDMEMELHVGRVAVSRLRAVMGGR, encoded by the coding sequence ATGTCAGACAGTCTTTCAATACGGACCCTGGTAGCCATCCGTCAGGAGTTGGTGGGGCAGTGTTTGATCGAACTGCTTTCAGTCCATCCTTCGTTCCTGATTCTCGCGGTGGCGCGCAGTGTTGATGAGATCGGGAAATGCATCGGGGAGCATTGCCCGGAACTTGTGTTTCTGGACCTGGATCTCAGTGAGGTGGTTCCGGAGATGATCCCGCTTTTCGGTCCCGAGGTGAAGATCGTGTTTCTGGCCTCCGATGAGGATTTCGCCCTCCGGGCGTTCCAACTGGGCGCGGTGGACTATCTTCTCAAACCGGTCTCGACCGGCCGGCTCCATCTCACGGCGATGCGGATACTGGCGGGCCGCGAGGCCGGTGCCGGACAGCCACCGCCTGAGGTTCCCTTCGATCCTTCCGCTGACGGGGAACTGCGTTTCCTGTTGCCTTCGGGCCGGGGGAAACAGGCCGAGTGGGTTTCCTGCAGCCGGATCGCATGGATCCAGGCGGAGCAGAACTACAGCCGGGTGCAACTCCACGGCGGGGCCGCGTTTCTCCTGAAACGTACTCTGACAGAGTGGGAGGCGCGGCTGCCGATGGGGGATTTCATCCGGCTCGAGCGGTCCCTGATCATCCAACACAAGCTGCTGCAGGCCATCGAACGGAAATCACGCGATGTCGCGGCCCTGCGTTTTGAAGATATGGAAATGGAGCTCCACGTCGGGCGGGTGGCGGTTTCCCGCCTCAGGGCGGTGATGGGCGGAAGATGA
- a CDS encoding tail fiber domain-containing protein yields the protein MKTRLFTLSSLLGITAGQMHAQTVPPYINYQGKLTDSAGVGLGTGTPVNRKVIFRIFDAPTGGNRLWSEQHTVTLSGGEFSVLLGNGIDAVYNSATENPSKTNTPLDTVFTTAGVGRYVEIVVDNGDTILNTSDAAIAPRQQITTTAYSFRARAADMIASGTDLQLNNNSNYGLGYYGATRPFNTIAVDGPVLFGLSGGALGSVNGATRNIALRWNATGAVGIGGELNGAAATTRLVLQGDDSNTVPAQLNIRGNSDTNKRLLIGYNTSSNYSSLQSYAGASSASNLVLNSGGGNVGIGTISPGSRLTVVGNTEIQGGISATGANGAGYTFNGGGDGDGGLFSPEDGTITIRTNSTEKVRVTWDGNMGVGTSNPTSRLQVNGGITATYGSVNHVQGIHLEWNKNGAGESWILNQKGLGTGGIAFGEVSSANAVTERMRIAANGNVGIGSNNPGSRLTIQADNPRMVIQAEANTNKQLGIGFNPTDNYGYIEAVEQNVAWRNLVLCGSGGNVGIGTTNPNHRLTVSGNVSATGYTFSANDVDGGIYSPADGTMTFWTDNVEKMRIMPNGNVGIGTTNPLAGLEINRKPYVTITRLGRIANGGYNDDDQTSAWETSIRASGAIAGEYFVVQSDERIKKIQGVSNGAEDLRTLQGIHITNYTMRELPEGRANPVQKKVVAQQVEAVYPPAVKKGMGTIPDILEMAKCEDGWIDMKTDLKKGEKVRLVTAEKDAVHEVLEVSAGGRKFRADVDSKNGEVLVYGREVKDFRTVDYDALSMLNISATQQIKKEKDKEIQDLKAENDGLRARLAALETKDQERDARLSAIESSLGSGEGKLRTVSHETGAE from the coding sequence ATGAAAACGCGCCTCTTCACCCTTTCGTCCCTGTTGGGGATCACCGCCGGCCAGATGCACGCACAGACCGTGCCGCCATACATCAACTACCAAGGCAAGTTGACGGACAGCGCCGGTGTCGGCCTGGGAACCGGCACCCCGGTCAACCGCAAGGTCATCTTCCGGATTTTCGACGCGCCCACCGGCGGCAACCGTCTCTGGTCGGAGCAGCACACCGTGACCCTCTCCGGTGGCGAGTTCAGCGTCCTGCTGGGCAACGGCATCGATGCGGTTTACAACAGTGCCACCGAGAATCCCTCGAAGACCAACACGCCGCTCGATACGGTTTTCACCACCGCCGGTGTGGGACGTTATGTAGAGATCGTCGTGGATAACGGAGATACTATTCTCAACACCTCCGACGCGGCGATCGCGCCGCGCCAGCAGATCACCACCACCGCCTACAGCTTCCGCGCCCGTGCCGCGGACATGATCGCCTCCGGCACCGACCTGCAGCTCAACAACAACTCGAACTACGGTCTCGGTTACTATGGCGCGACCCGCCCGTTCAACACCATCGCGGTGGATGGCCCGGTGCTTTTCGGCCTATCGGGCGGAGCACTCGGCTCGGTCAACGGAGCAACGAGGAACATCGCGCTGCGTTGGAACGCCACCGGTGCGGTGGGGATCGGCGGCGAACTCAACGGTGCCGCCGCGACCACCAGGCTGGTTCTCCAGGGAGATGATTCCAACACTGTGCCGGCGCAGCTCAACATCCGCGGCAATTCGGATACGAACAAACGCCTCCTGATCGGCTACAACACCTCCAGCAACTACAGTTCCCTGCAATCCTACGCGGGGGCCTCCTCGGCCAGCAATCTTGTGCTCAATTCCGGAGGCGGAAATGTCGGAATCGGTACCATTAGTCCGGGAAGCAGGCTGACCGTGGTCGGCAACACTGAGATCCAGGGAGGCATCTCGGCAACCGGCGCGAACGGAGCAGGCTACACCTTCAACGGTGGCGGCGATGGTGATGGCGGTCTGTTTTCCCCGGAAGATGGAACCATCACGATTCGCACGAATTCGACAGAGAAAGTCCGGGTCACTTGGGACGGCAATATGGGTGTCGGCACCTCCAATCCCACCTCCCGTCTCCAGGTCAACGGTGGAATCACGGCCACCTACGGCTCCGTCAACCATGTCCAGGGCATCCACCTTGAATGGAACAAGAACGGAGCGGGAGAGTCGTGGATACTCAATCAAAAGGGGCTTGGCACCGGTGGCATTGCCTTCGGCGAGGTCAGCAGCGCAAACGCGGTGACCGAGAGAATGAGGATCGCCGCCAATGGAAACGTGGGCATCGGCTCCAACAACCCGGGTTCCAGGCTCACCATCCAGGCCGACAATCCGAGAATGGTGATTCAAGCGGAAGCCAATACGAACAAACAGCTCGGGATCGGATTCAACCCGACCGACAACTATGGATATATCGAGGCTGTGGAGCAGAATGTCGCGTGGAGGAACCTTGTCTTGTGCGGGTCGGGAGGCAACGTGGGAATCGGGACCACCAATCCGAACCATCGGCTTACGGTGTCGGGAAATGTTTCGGCGACGGGCTACACTTTCTCCGCGAACGACGTTGACGGCGGCATTTATTCGCCTGCCGACGGGACGATGACCTTTTGGACGGACAACGTCGAGAAGATGCGGATCATGCCAAATGGCAACGTGGGCATCGGAACGACAAATCCGCTTGCCGGGCTGGAGATCAACAGGAAGCCGTATGTCACGATCACCCGCCTGGGCCGCATCGCGAACGGTGGCTACAACGATGACGATCAAACGTCAGCTTGGGAAACTTCCATCAGGGCTTCCGGGGCCATCGCTGGTGAGTATTTCGTGGTCCAATCGGACGAACGGATTAAAAAGATCCAAGGTGTTTCAAACGGAGCCGAGGATCTCCGCACGCTCCAGGGCATCCATATCACGAACTACACGATGAGGGAACTGCCGGAAGGTCGTGCGAACCCCGTGCAAAAAAAGGTGGTCGCGCAGCAGGTGGAGGCAGTCTATCCGCCAGCGGTCAAGAAAGGCATGGGAACGATCCCCGACATCCTGGAAATGGCGAAATGCGAGGATGGCTGGATCGACATGAAGACGGACCTGAAAAAAGGAGAGAAGGTCAGGCTCGTCACCGCCGAGAAGGATGCCGTGCATGAAGTCCTCGAGGTTTCGGCGGGAGGTCGGAAATTCCGTGCCGACGTCGACTCGAAAAACGGCGAAGTTCTCGTTTACGGCCGTGAGGTGAAGGATTTCCGCACCGTGGACTACGATGCGCTCTCGATGCTCAACATCTCGGCGACGCAGCAGATCAAGAAGGAAAAGGACAAGGAGATCCAGGACTTGAAGGCGGAGAACGATGGCTTGCGCGCGCGTCTCGCCGCGCTCGAAACGAAAGACCAGGAGCGGGATGCGCGCCTCTCGGCCATCGAGAGCTCCCTCGGCTCGGGTGAAGGCAAGCTCCGCACCGTCTCGCACGAGACCGGTGCCGAGTGA